From a region of the Carassius auratus strain Wakin chromosome 31, ASM336829v1, whole genome shotgun sequence genome:
- the LOC113050665 gene encoding growth arrest and DNA damage-inducible protein GADD45 alpha-like produces the protein MCNMTFEEPCGDNATERMDSVEKALEEVLTAALPQGCITVGVYEAAKSLNADPDNVVLCLLATDEEDVKDVALQIHFTLIQAFCCENDINILRVNNMRRLAEILEGVKPGGETMDLHCILVTTPESSAWKDPALSKLNRFCRDSRGLDQWVPVINLPER, from the exons AATGGACTCGGTTGAAAAGGCACTGGAAGAGGTCCTGACTGCTGCATTACCTCAGGGTTGCATCACTGTGGGAGTTTATGAGGCTGCGAAGTCACTTAATGC GGACCCAGACAACGTGGTTTTGTGTCTGCTGGCCACAGACGAGGAGGATGTGAAAGACGTCGCGCTCCAGATTCATTTTACCTTGATTCAAGCGTTCTGCTGTGAGAATGACATCAATATCTTACGAGTGAACAACATGAGACGTCTGGCAGAGATCCTGGAGGGCGTGAAACCAGGAGGAGAGACGATGGACCTCCACTGCATATTAGTCACC acTCCAGAGTCGTCCGCGTGGAAGGATCCAGCTCTCAGCAAACTGAATCGATTCTGCAGAGACAGTCGGGGTTTGGACCAGTGGGTGCCGGTTATCAATCTGCCTGAACGTTGA